The Heyndrickxia vini genome contains a region encoding:
- a CDS encoding acetyl-CoA C-acetyltransferase, with protein MREAVIVAGARTPVGKASKGTLANVRPDDLGALVVKETLKRAGNYEGNIDDLIIGCAMPEAEQGLNMARNIGALAGLPNTVPAVTVNRYCSSGLQSIAYGAERIMLGSSDTVLAGGAESMSLVPMMGHVVRPNATLAETAPEYYMGMGHTAEQVAQKFGVSREDQDAFAVRSHQKAAKAIAEGKFADEIVPVDVTLCSVGADNKLVEKKIVFSQDEGVRPESSVDVLGKLRPAFNLKGSVTAGNSSQTSDGAAAVLLMDREKAVSHGLAPMAKFRSFAVAGVPPEIMGIGPVEAIPRALKIAGLELSDIGLFELNEAFASQSIQVIRQLGIDEEIVNVNGGAIALGHPLGCTGTKLTLSLIHEMKRRNVQFGVVTMCIGGGMGAAGVFELI; from the coding sequence ATGCGTGAGGCAGTAATCGTAGCTGGTGCAAGAACGCCGGTTGGAAAAGCTAGTAAAGGGACACTTGCAAATGTTAGACCGGACGATCTAGGTGCTTTAGTTGTTAAAGAAACATTGAAGCGTGCGGGGAATTATGAAGGGAATATAGATGATTTAATTATTGGCTGTGCGATGCCGGAAGCTGAACAAGGATTAAATATGGCGCGTAATATTGGTGCATTGGCAGGCCTTCCAAATACGGTACCTGCGGTAACAGTTAACCGTTACTGTTCATCAGGCCTTCAATCAATCGCCTATGGTGCAGAAAGAATCATGCTTGGATCATCAGATACAGTACTAGCGGGTGGAGCGGAATCTATGAGTCTAGTACCAATGATGGGCCATGTTGTCCGCCCGAATGCTACTCTTGCAGAAACGGCTCCTGAGTATTATATGGGAATGGGGCATACAGCCGAACAAGTTGCACAGAAGTTCGGCGTTTCACGTGAAGATCAAGATGCATTTGCAGTAAGAAGTCACCAAAAGGCGGCAAAAGCGATCGCTGAAGGAAAATTCGCAGACGAAATCGTGCCGGTAGATGTTACACTTTGTTCTGTCGGAGCAGATAATAAATTGGTTGAGAAAAAAATTGTATTTAGTCAGGATGAAGGGGTTCGTCCTGAATCGAGTGTAGATGTACTTGGAAAATTAAGACCGGCATTCAATCTTAAAGGATCAGTAACAGCAGGAAACTCTTCTCAAACAAGTGATGGAGCAGCAGCTGTGTTATTAATGGATCGGGAAAAGGCTGTGTCACATGGACTTGCGCCGATGGCTAAATTTCGTTCATTTGCAGTAGCCGGCGTGCCTCCGGAAATTATGGGAATCGGACCGGTTGAGGCAATCCCAAGAGCATTAAAAATTGCGGGACTGGAACTATCAGATATTGGCTTATTCGAATTGAATGAAGCTTTTGCTTCTCAATCCATTCAAGTCATTCGCCAGTTAGGAATAGATGAGGAAATTGTCAATGTAAACGGGGGAGCGATTGCTCTTGGACATCCATTAGGCTGTACGGGAACAAAATTAACATTATCCTTAATCCATGAAATGAAAAGACGCAATGTTCAGTTCGGTGTTGTGACTATGTGTATAGGCGGCGGTATGGGTGCTGCAGGTGTTTTTGAATTAATCTAG
- a CDS encoding CdaR family transcriptional regulator, whose translation MLQTILAKKIIQEVRKLINEEIVIMDTNGYIIASTNPKRIGFFHEGAFLTVHKKDRLIISKEDETKLKGVKAGINLPICFGQNVVGVIGITGNPDEVLPYAELLRKMTELLIQENFYKEEMNRQNRAIEAFIFDWLELREWDSTFHNRADLLGINLSVPRQVIMVKAKTQTNMINFTPKWESVEEKNDLFIHWGNDRLLLLLEATTNVDKKQLKKRLYDWKIKIEHNNNFLLTFGIGQIVEPKELKSSFLKAERALHSITENQWIAFDEELTLEMIFEDVRSETKKEFVQRTIAPLLHDLELMHTLRTFFEYNQSLKETAEQLHIHINTLHYRIKKIEELTKLNPKIIKDQTILYLSIQILDQYTN comes from the coding sequence TTGTTACAAACCATTCTTGCAAAAAAAATCATTCAAGAAGTAAGAAAATTAATCAATGAAGAAATTGTTATTATGGATACGAATGGATACATTATTGCTAGTACCAATCCGAAGAGAATCGGTTTTTTTCATGAAGGTGCGTTCCTTACTGTCCATAAAAAGGATCGATTGATTATATCAAAAGAAGATGAGACAAAATTAAAAGGTGTAAAAGCCGGGATCAATTTACCGATTTGCTTTGGTCAAAATGTGGTCGGTGTCATTGGCATAACAGGAAATCCCGACGAAGTTTTGCCATATGCAGAATTATTACGAAAAATGACTGAACTCCTTATTCAAGAAAATTTCTATAAAGAGGAAATGAATCGTCAAAACCGTGCAATAGAAGCTTTTATTTTTGACTGGTTAGAATTAAGAGAATGGGATTCAACCTTTCACAATCGTGCCGATCTTTTAGGAATTAATTTATCTGTCCCCAGACAAGTGATTATGGTAAAGGCTAAAACACAAACAAATATGATTAACTTTACTCCAAAATGGGAATCTGTCGAAGAGAAAAATGACTTATTCATTCATTGGGGAAATGACCGCTTGTTGCTATTACTTGAAGCTACAACTAATGTAGACAAAAAACAGCTAAAAAAAAGGTTATATGATTGGAAAATTAAAATAGAACATAACAATAATTTTTTATTAACCTTCGGAATCGGACAAATTGTAGAACCAAAGGAATTGAAAAGTTCTTTTTTAAAAGCCGAACGTGCGCTTCATTCAATTACTGAAAATCAGTGGATTGCCTTTGATGAAGAACTCACTCTCGAAATGATTTTTGAGGATGTTCGAAGTGAAACGAAAAAAGAGTTCGTTCAACGAACCATTGCCCCACTTCTTCATGATTTGGAACTAATGCATACGTTAAGGACATTTTTTGAATATAACCAATCATTAAAAGAAACGGCTGAACAATTGCATATACATATTAATACACTGCATTATCGCATAAAAAAAATTGAAGAACTTACTAAGTTGAATCCAAAAATCATAAAAGATCAAACAATCCTTTATTTAAGTATTCAAATTTTAGATCAATATACAAATTAA
- a CDS encoding 3-hydroxyacyl-CoA dehydrogenase/enoyl-CoA hydratase family protein gives MNEYSFKKALKEEIALSKSIKKAAVLGSGVMGSGIAAHLANIGIPTLLLDIVPKELSDEEKAKGLTLEDKVVRNRFSDLALKKLLKQKPAPLTTKENLALIQAGNLEDDLTKLSEVDWIIEVVVEKLTIKKNVFEKIDQHRKQGSIVSSNTSGISVEAMAEGRSDDFQKHFLGTHFFNPPRYLKLLEIIPTKHTDPEVLQFMKVFGEDVLGKGVVVAKDTPNFIGNRIGTYGLLVTVQEMLKGGYSVGEVDSITGPLIGRPKSATFRTLDVVGLDTFIHVANNVYEQVDGKEKEVFDVPEFMKKMFENGWLGSKSGQGFYLKKGKEILELDPHTLEYEERKKLKAPSLEIAKQVKGSANKMKALVYAEDKAGSLLWNIFAPVLIYSAELVNVIADDIVSIDNAMKWGFGWKQGPFEVWDAIGVEKSVAKMKESGLIVPTWIEEMLNKGITSFYKEENDETTFYHEGEYKKVEQNPKVINLKQLKNQGKLIKKNTGASLIDLGDGVALLEFHSPNNAIGFDIIQMINYSVDEVAKNYKGLVIGNQGKNFCVGANLALMLMEAQDDNFFELDMVIKQFQNAMMKIKYSPKPVVTAPFSMSLGGGAEVCLPSAHIQATMETYMGLVECGVGLLPGGGGNKELYIKHLKNMPNGVDFDLQKVANKVFETIAMAKVSTSAEEARMNNFLSNADGISVNPDHQLYDAKQAVLALDAQGYKPPVRQKVPVVGETGYATLLLGAEGMYLSGYISEHDLKIAKKIAYVIAGGKVPYGSKVDEQYLLDLEREAFLSLIAEPKTQQRMQYMLVKGKPLRN, from the coding sequence ATGAATGAGTATTCATTCAAGAAGGCATTGAAGGAGGAAATAGCATTGAGTAAAAGCATTAAAAAAGCGGCTGTCCTAGGTTCAGGAGTTATGGGATCTGGAATTGCTGCACATTTAGCGAATATTGGGATTCCAACTTTGCTATTGGATATCGTGCCCAAAGAATTATCGGACGAGGAAAAAGCAAAAGGGCTAACATTAGAAGATAAAGTTGTTCGTAATCGGTTTAGTGATCTTGCTTTAAAAAAATTGCTGAAGCAAAAGCCGGCACCGCTAACGACAAAAGAAAATCTTGCACTCATTCAAGCGGGTAATTTAGAAGATGATCTAACGAAATTATCTGAAGTTGACTGGATTATAGAAGTTGTTGTAGAGAAATTAACAATAAAAAAGAATGTTTTTGAAAAGATTGATCAACATCGTAAGCAAGGAAGCATTGTCAGCTCAAACACATCCGGGATTTCTGTAGAAGCAATGGCAGAGGGAAGATCGGATGATTTTCAAAAGCATTTCCTTGGTACCCACTTTTTCAATCCACCAAGATATTTAAAGCTTCTTGAAATTATACCGACAAAACATACGGATCCAGAAGTTTTACAATTCATGAAAGTGTTCGGTGAAGATGTTCTTGGAAAAGGCGTCGTTGTTGCAAAGGATACACCAAACTTTATCGGAAACCGTATCGGCACATACGGACTTTTAGTAACTGTTCAAGAAATGCTCAAAGGCGGGTATAGCGTTGGTGAAGTAGATTCTATAACAGGTCCGCTAATTGGTCGCCCAAAGAGTGCAACCTTTAGAACGCTAGATGTCGTTGGATTGGACACATTCATTCATGTCGCGAACAATGTGTATGAACAAGTAGATGGAAAAGAAAAGGAAGTATTTGATGTACCTGAATTTATGAAGAAAATGTTCGAAAATGGTTGGTTAGGAAGTAAAAGTGGTCAAGGCTTTTATTTGAAAAAAGGTAAAGAGATATTAGAACTTGATCCACATACACTTGAATATGAAGAACGAAAAAAGTTAAAAGCACCTTCATTAGAAATAGCGAAGCAAGTTAAAGGTTCAGCTAATAAAATGAAAGCGCTTGTTTATGCAGAGGATAAGGCAGGTTCACTACTTTGGAATATTTTTGCGCCGGTCCTCATTTACTCAGCAGAATTAGTAAATGTAATTGCGGATGATATCGTCTCAATTGACAATGCGATGAAATGGGGATTTGGTTGGAAACAAGGTCCTTTTGAGGTATGGGATGCAATCGGGGTTGAAAAATCAGTAGCGAAAATGAAAGAAAGCGGTTTGATTGTTCCAACATGGATTGAGGAAATGTTAAATAAAGGAATTACTTCTTTTTACAAAGAAGAAAATGATGAAACGACTTTTTACCACGAGGGTGAGTATAAAAAGGTAGAACAAAATCCTAAAGTAATTAATTTAAAGCAATTAAAAAATCAAGGAAAACTTATCAAGAAAAATACTGGTGCAAGCTTAATTGATTTAGGAGATGGCGTCGCATTATTAGAATTCCATTCACCTAACAATGCGATCGGTTTCGACATTATTCAAATGATCAACTATTCCGTGGATGAAGTGGCAAAAAACTATAAAGGCTTGGTGATAGGAAATCAAGGAAAGAATTTCTGTGTCGGAGCTAATTTAGCATTAATGCTTATGGAAGCACAGGATGATAACTTCTTTGAACTTGATATGGTCATCAAACAATTCCAAAATGCGATGATGAAAATCAAGTATAGTCCAAAGCCTGTTGTGACTGCACCGTTTTCCATGTCATTAGGCGGCGGGGCCGAGGTTTGTTTACCTTCCGCACACATCCAAGCAACAATGGAAACATATATGGGATTAGTTGAGTGTGGTGTAGGCTTGCTGCCAGGGGGCGGCGGAAATAAAGAACTCTATATTAAACACTTAAAGAATATGCCAAATGGCGTTGATTTTGATTTACAAAAAGTAGCAAATAAAGTATTTGAAACCATTGCAATGGCAAAAGTATCTACTTCCGCTGAGGAAGCAAGAATGAACAATTTCTTAAGTAATGCTGATGGTATAAGTGTAAATCCGGATCATCAATTATATGATGCAAAACAAGCAGTACTTGCATTGGATGCACAAGGGTATAAACCACCTGTCAGACAAAAGGTGCCAGTCGTAGGTGAAACGGGTTATGCAACATTATTATTAGGTGCAGAAGGAATGTATTTATCAGGATATATTTCTGAGCATGATTTAAAAATTGCAAAGAAAATTGCCTATGTCATTGCCGGCGGTAAAGTACCATACGGTTCAAAAGTTGATGAACAATACTTACTTGACTTAGAAAGAGAAGCTTTCCTAAGTTTAATTGCTGAACCGAAAACACAACAACGTATGCAATACATGCTTGTAAAAGGAAAACCATTGAGAAACTAA
- a CDS encoding YuzL family protein, translating into MARRKKNPSKAGVSAASVKGNAGPTVEEDGGGKVNSQNNQYKK; encoded by the coding sequence ATGGCAAGACGTAAGAAAAATCCTTCGAAGGCTGGTGTCAGTGCAGCTAGTGTAAAAGGGAATGCAGGTCCAACAGTTGAAGAAGATGGCGGCGGGAAAGTGAATAGCCAAAATAATCAATACAAAAAATAA
- the glcD gene encoding glycolate oxidase subunit GlcD encodes MLSQTFKDRLIQIVGKENVDDSKAGRLVYSYDATPQFQSMPDIIASPRNTKEVADIVKLCSECKVPIVPRGSGTNLCAGTCPTEGGLVLLFKHMNQIIEIDEENLTITVQPGIITLDMIHAVEEKGLFYPPDPSSMKISSIGGNINENSGGLRGLKYGVTRDYVLALEIVLPNGDIIRTGGKLAKDVAGYDLTRLFVGSEGTLGIITEATLKLIPMPETKKTMLALFQDLEAAARSVSKIIANKIIPTTLEFLDQPTLIAVEDFAKIGLPTNVKAVLLIEQDGSPEVVNRDMDKMAAICLEEDAEAVQVANSEEEADALRTARRVALSALARLKPTTILEDATVPRSEIAKMVRAINEIAEKYRVNISTFGHAGDGNLHPTCLTDVRNKEEIERVEQAFAEIFEKAIELGGTITGEHGVGVMKAPYLEWKLGKEGIAAMKAIKASFDPLNIMNPGKVFAKDSRKRVVVTR; translated from the coding sequence ATGTTATCGCAAACCTTCAAAGATCGACTTATTCAAATCGTTGGCAAGGAGAATGTTGATGATTCAAAGGCTGGGAGATTAGTATATTCCTATGATGCCACACCACAGTTTCAATCAATGCCAGATATCATTGCTTCCCCTAGAAACACGAAGGAAGTCGCCGATATTGTTAAGCTTTGTAGTGAATGTAAAGTTCCCATTGTTCCTAGAGGTTCTGGAACAAACCTTTGTGCTGGTACATGCCCGACTGAAGGTGGACTTGTATTATTATTTAAACATATGAACCAAATTATCGAAATTGATGAAGAAAACTTAACGATTACCGTTCAACCTGGCATTATTACGCTGGATATGATTCATGCCGTTGAGGAGAAAGGGCTCTTCTACCCACCAGATCCAAGTTCAATGAAAATTTCTTCGATCGGCGGGAATATAAATGAAAACTCCGGTGGCTTGCGCGGTTTAAAATATGGTGTCACGCGGGATTATGTCCTTGCCTTAGAAATCGTGCTCCCGAATGGAGATATTATCCGGACTGGTGGAAAATTAGCCAAGGATGTCGCTGGATATGATTTAACAAGGCTTTTCGTTGGATCCGAAGGAACACTCGGAATTATTACTGAAGCTACCTTAAAATTAATCCCAATGCCAGAAACGAAAAAAACGATGCTAGCATTATTTCAAGATTTAGAAGCTGCTGCACGTTCCGTCTCGAAAATTATCGCGAACAAAATTATTCCGACTACACTTGAATTTCTTGATCAGCCAACATTAATCGCTGTAGAGGATTTTGCAAAAATCGGTTTACCTACAAATGTGAAAGCCGTCCTATTAATCGAGCAAGATGGTAGTCCTGAAGTTGTGAATCGGGATATGGACAAAATGGCTGCGATTTGCTTGGAAGAAGATGCAGAGGCTGTTCAAGTTGCTAATTCGGAGGAAGAGGCAGATGCGTTAAGAACAGCAAGAAGGGTTGCACTTTCAGCTTTGGCGCGTTTAAAACCAACAACCATTTTAGAAGATGCGACAGTCCCACGTTCCGAAATTGCCAAAATGGTGCGTGCGATTAATGAAATTGCCGAAAAATATCGTGTAAATATTAGCACCTTTGGGCATGCAGGGGATGGTAACTTACACCCTACATGTTTAACTGATGTACGAAATAAAGAAGAAATTGAACGTGTCGAACAAGCATTTGCCGAGATTTTTGAAAAGGCAATCGAACTTGGCGGAACGATTACAGGTGAGCATGGTGTTGGAGTGATGAAAGCACCGTATCTCGAATGGAAACTAGGAAAAGAAGGAATTGCAGCGATGAAGGCGATTAAAGCTAGTTTTGATCCATTAAATATTATGAATCCCGGAAAGGTATTTGCCAAGGATAGCAGGAAACGCGTGGTGGTAACGAGATGA
- a CDS encoding thioredoxin family protein: MKVWTKEEVIQYTENADNLALYFYTPLCGTCQVAGKMLDIVEKIVPEFEFSKADLNYMPEIAAQYSIESVPCLLIFQNGECKEKIYAFQSVTNLYDVLKQF, from the coding sequence ATGAAAGTATGGACGAAGGAAGAAGTTATTCAGTATACGGAAAATGCCGATAATCTTGCTCTTTATTTTTATACTCCACTTTGTGGAACATGCCAGGTAGCAGGAAAAATGTTAGATATCGTAGAGAAAATAGTGCCGGAATTTGAATTTAGCAAAGCGGATTTAAATTATATGCCTGAAATTGCCGCACAGTATTCCATAGAAAGTGTTCCTTGCTTATTGATTTTTCAAAATGGGGAATGTAAGGAAAAAATATATGCATTTCAATCAGTCACGAATCTATATGATGTACTTAAGCAATTCTAA
- a CDS encoding spore coat protein, which yields MSNQQKIQNPKTPVPETPRMSDRDLVNDLLSMEKYMTASYNNAMNEASHEALYQDLLSVFTETQNEQRELFNLMFQNGWYKLEAAEQQKVQQSFQQHQGYSNQFPYGNQMQ from the coding sequence ATGTCAAATCAGCAAAAAATCCAAAATCCAAAAACACCTGTCCCAGAAACACCACGAATGAGTGACCGTGATCTGGTGAATGATCTTTTATCAATGGAAAAATATATGACAGCTTCGTACAATAATGCAATGAATGAGGCAAGTCATGAAGCATTATATCAAGATTTACTATCTGTATTCACAGAAACACAAAATGAGCAACGCGAGTTATTTAATTTAATGTTTCAAAACGGATGGTACAAGCTTGAAGCAGCTGAGCAACAAAAAGTTCAACAATCCTTCCAACAGCACCAAGGGTATTCAAACCAATTTCCTTATGGAAACCAAATGCAGTAA
- a CDS encoding arsenate reductase family protein, which produces MALTFYWYPKCGTCRKAKKWLEVHNISFEAIHISENPPTQKELKELYKKSGLELKKFFNTSGQKYRELGMKDRIKAASEDELLSLLASDGMLIKRPILTNHDKVTVGFNEEMYEQTWL; this is translated from the coding sequence ATGGCATTAACATTTTATTGGTACCCAAAATGTGGGACATGTCGTAAAGCAAAAAAATGGTTAGAAGTACATAACATTTCCTTTGAAGCCATACATATTTCTGAAAATCCGCCGACTCAAAAGGAATTAAAAGAACTTTATAAAAAAAGTGGCCTAGAGTTGAAGAAGTTTTTTAACACTTCAGGGCAAAAATATCGTGAACTAGGAATGAAGGATCGTATTAAAGCGGCATCCGAGGATGAGCTGTTAAGCCTTCTTGCTTCAGATGGAATGCTTATTAAACGCCCCATTCTGACGAATCATGATAAAGTGACTGTTGGTTTTAATGAAGAGATGTATGAGCAAACTTGGTTATAG
- a CDS encoding acyl-CoA dehydrogenase family protein → MTNQAGKLIKGGSFLIEDISFEQMFTPEDYSDEQKMIAKTTEDYVNNEVVPQVEYLEKHEFERSVKLLKSAGDLGLLGADVPEEYGGLELDKVSSALISEKMAKVGGFSISHGAHVGIGSLPIVLFGNEEQKKKYLPLLATGEKLAAYALTEPSSGSDALGAKTTAKLNEAGTHYILNGEKQWITNAGFADVFVVYAKIDGDKFSAFIVEREYPGVSTGAEEKKMGIKSSSTRTLILEDAEVPVENLLGEVGKGHKIAFNILNIGRYKLGVGTVGGSKSAFEITVKYANQRKQFKTPISAFNLTKEKLATMASKIYAAESSVYRTVGLFDERMSHVDVKDGQEIANSIAEYAIECSLNKVFGSEVLDYVVDEGVQIHGGYGFMDEYEISRAYRDSRINRIFEGTNEINRLIVPGTLMKKAMKGELPLLQKVQSLQEELMMMMPEEIGDGALDQEKYLTRSAKKVALMVAGLGAQKFGTKLEQEQEVLVNVADIISLAYAMESVVLRTEKAIAKDGVEKSQQKILYTQIFCQESINEIEQLAKESIVAIEDGDTLRMMLSALRKLTRHTPINVIAKKREASVKLIEAERFVL, encoded by the coding sequence ATGACTAATCAGGCAGGTAAATTAATTAAAGGTGGAAGCTTTTTAATTGAGGATATTTCTTTTGAGCAAATGTTTACTCCAGAGGATTATTCCGATGAACAAAAAATGATCGCGAAAACAACCGAAGATTACGTAAATAATGAGGTTGTTCCACAAGTAGAATATTTGGAAAAACATGAATTTGAGCGTTCTGTTAAACTATTAAAATCTGCAGGTGATCTAGGTTTGTTAGGTGCAGATGTTCCTGAGGAATATGGCGGTTTAGAATTAGATAAAGTAAGCTCAGCATTAATTTCGGAAAAAATGGCTAAAGTCGGCGGGTTCTCCATTTCCCACGGTGCACATGTAGGGATTGGATCCTTACCAATCGTGTTATTCGGCAATGAAGAGCAAAAGAAAAAATATTTGCCATTACTTGCAACGGGTGAAAAACTGGCTGCCTATGCATTAACAGAACCAAGCTCGGGCTCTGACGCATTAGGTGCAAAAACGACGGCAAAATTAAATGAAGCAGGGACACATTATATTTTGAATGGTGAAAAACAATGGATTACTAATGCTGGATTTGCAGATGTATTTGTTGTATACGCAAAAATCGATGGGGATAAATTTTCAGCCTTTATCGTGGAACGTGAATATCCGGGAGTATCAACAGGTGCAGAAGAAAAGAAAATGGGAATTAAGAGTTCTTCGACACGTACATTAATTTTAGAAGATGCAGAAGTTCCAGTTGAAAACTTACTCGGTGAGGTTGGAAAAGGGCATAAAATTGCATTTAACATCTTAAATATTGGCCGCTACAAATTAGGTGTAGGTACAGTTGGCGGTTCAAAAAGCGCATTTGAAATTACTGTGAAATATGCAAACCAACGTAAACAATTTAAAACACCGATTTCAGCATTCAATTTAACGAAAGAAAAATTAGCAACAATGGCTTCTAAAATTTATGCAGCAGAAAGCTCTGTATACCGTACAGTAGGTCTTTTTGACGAAAGAATGAGCCATGTTGATGTAAAAGATGGCCAAGAGATTGCAAATTCAATTGCCGAATATGCGATTGAATGTTCATTAAACAAAGTATTTGGCTCCGAAGTTCTTGATTATGTAGTAGACGAAGGTGTCCAAATCCATGGTGGTTACGGCTTTATGGATGAATATGAAATTTCACGAGCTTACCGTGATTCTCGTATTAATCGTATTTTTGAAGGTACAAATGAAATCAATCGTTTAATTGTTCCGGGAACATTGATGAAAAAAGCAATGAAGGGCGAGCTGCCACTTCTTCAAAAAGTCCAAAGCTTACAAGAAGAGCTTATGATGATGATGCCGGAAGAAATTGGAGATGGCGCATTAGATCAAGAAAAATATTTAACACGAAGTGCAAAAAAAGTGGCACTAATGGTAGCTGGGCTAGGTGCACAAAAATTCGGTACAAAACTTGAACAAGAGCAAGAAGTACTTGTTAACGTTGCAGATATTATTTCTTTAGCCTATGCAATGGAATCTGTTGTTTTACGTACGGAAAAGGCAATAGCTAAAGATGGCGTTGAAAAGAGCCAACAAAAAATTCTTTATACACAAATCTTCTGTCAAGAATCAATTAATGAAATTGAACAATTGGCTAAAGAATCAATTGTAGCTATTGAAGATGGTGATACACTACGGATGATGCTATCTGCACTTCGTAAATTAACCCGTCATACGCCAATTAATGTCATTGCTAAAAAACGTGAGGCATCAGTGAAGCTTATTGAAGCAGAACGTTTTGTCCTTTAA
- the gcvH gene encoding glycine cleavage system protein GcvH, translated as MSLPNELRYSEEHEWVKKEGESLRIGITDFAQSELGDIVFVELPEVGDEVKVNEPFGSVESVKTVSELYAPVSGKVVSVNEELSDSPEFVNESPYEKAWMIVVEPSNAAELDELMSAEQYEEMIKED; from the coding sequence ATGAGTTTACCAAATGAATTACGTTATTCTGAAGAACATGAATGGGTGAAAAAAGAAGGAGAAAGTTTACGGATCGGTATCACTGATTTTGCTCAATCTGAGCTTGGCGACATCGTATTCGTTGAACTGCCAGAAGTAGGGGATGAAGTAAAAGTTAACGAACCATTTGGCAGTGTTGAATCAGTTAAAACAGTTTCTGAATTATATGCACCAGTAAGCGGAAAAGTTGTTTCTGTAAATGAAGAACTAAGCGACAGCCCTGAATTTGTTAACGAATCACCATATGAAAAAGCATGGATGATTGTTGTTGAACCAAGCAACGCTGCTGAATTAGACGAATTAATGTCAGCAGAACAATACGAAGAAATGATTAAAGAAGACTAA